The following proteins are co-located in the Cutaneotrichosporon cavernicola HIS019 DNA, chromosome: 3 genome:
- a CDS encoding uncharacterized protein (Glutathione S-transferase, N-terminal domain) — protein MSKAVLYDFFASAWCQVPKLAIEELGLQNDVETKVVNLLEGQNFEPSYLKINAHGTIPSLQVDGKTYDDSTSCTRKLIEMAPNAPKKDTHTDHELEKLIRAVHSDHHDPNVLLLLAVNDEDRAEKAKGLPAAFLGGRQKTLDKLATEGGEFADFILAKQKFNGTLLSFYTGNPDEATRQKIYADANGQWKSAGEFIRGEVTHILRKTPGSYLGGASTPGEADYHLITWLARIITDAGGAAGSVSGEAFAALQKRIGPEPIDPVVAGYWDGWTQRPSFKKLGVH, from the exons ATGTCCAAGGCTG TTCTCTACGACTTCTtcgcgtcggcgtggtgCCAGGTCCCGAAGCTGGCTATTGAGGAGCTGGGTCTCCAGAACGATGTCGAGACAAAGGTCGTCAACCTGCTTGAG GGACAGAACTTTGAGCCGTCATACCTCAAGATCAACGCTCACGGCACGATCCCGAGTCTTCAAGTGGACGGGAAGACGTACGACGACTCTACT TCCTGCACCCGCAAGCTCATCGAGATGGCGCCCAACGCCCCCAAGAAGGACACGCACACGGAccacgagctcgagaagctcaTCCGCGCCGTCCACTCTGACCACCACGACCCGAacgttctcctccttctaGCCGTCAACGACGAAGATCGCGCCGAGAAAGCCAAGGGTCTCCCCGCAGCGTTCCTCGGTGGCCGCCAGAAGacgctcgacaagctcgccaCCGAGGGCGGTGAGTTCGCCGActtcatcctcgccaagcagAAGTTCAACGGCACCCTCCTCTCGTTCTACACTGGCAACCcggacgaggcgacgcGTCAGAAGATCTatgccgacgccaacggGCAGTGGAAGAGCGCCGGCGAATTTATCCGGGGCGAGGTCACCCACATTCTTCGCAAGACGCCGGGATCGTACCTCGGCGGCGCTAGCACTCCTGGCGAGGCTGACT ACCACCTCATTACTTGGCTCGCGCGTATTATTACGGATGCCGGCGGTGCCGCCGGATCCGTGTCGGGCGAGGCGTTTGCTGCCCTCCAGAAGCGTATTGGCCCCGAGCCCATCGACCCCGTCGTCGCGGGATACTGGGACGGCTGGACGCAGCGCCCTTCGTTCAAGAAGCTTGGTGTGCACTAG
- a CDS encoding uncharacterized protein (Transmembrane amino acid transporter protein) — translation MITASEKARSSIDTEAQTDSTSVMQTGKDWTKTAFTPALETSYEVDPFSAQRDLHADDDYVDFRSMGWIKAFLIATAENIALGLLSFPSIFLRLGVVGGVISTVALGTLAYITAWMMIEFKMNHMGVMHFGDAGGVIFGKWGRRVFGIGMILKSMGLAGSHVLVGQQAITSISSHAICNVWWGVIVTVVSILLAYNREWHKLWWMSFVSVGCILVASMMTIIGTGVQDPSHLETAAKGPIAWYAFPLDPTVMDIVGGYTNVLFAYGGNMAVFSFCSEMKNPNDFKKSFALSQIIATVCYCIVGGTVYAFGGQYTTSPALTMTSTPVHITSYSIALVTIMVSGILGANVGAKYLYITWLRDSELLTSKSWRAQLAWMGMVSIIWVVGFLVAELIPFFNQLLTIVSSLFSVWYVCGGGGFLWLYDNSPWFFGRKREKEGEEPVHRSINTPGKKIMCAISILVIFISVVTTPLGLYAAGQGIKDGYSNGKFSRPFAC, via the exons CGAAAAGGCCCGGTCCTCAATCGACACCGAGGCGCAGACCGACTCGACGTCGGTCATGCAGACCGGAAAGGACTGGACCAAGACGGCATTCACCCCAGCCCTCGAGACGTCGTATGAGGTCGACCCGTTCTCGGCCCAGCGCGACCTGCATGCCGATGACGACTATGTTGATTTCCGGTCCATGGGGTGGATCAAGGCATTCCTCATTGCCACTGCTGAG AACATTGCGCTTGGGCTGCTGTCGTTCCCTTCAATTTTCCTTCGTCTGGGCGTGGTGGGCGGAGTCATCAGCACAGTTGCGCTGGGCACACTCGCCTACATTACCGCCTGGATGATGATCGAGTTCAAAATGAACCACATGGGCGTCATGCACTTTGGTGATGCCGGTGGTGTCATCTTCGGCAAGTGGGGACGGCGCGTCTTCGGCATTGGAATGATCCTCAAGTCGATGGGTCTTGCCGGCTcccatgtcctcgtcggccaaCAGGCCATCACCAGCATTTCGTCACACGCCATCTGTAATGTCTGGTGGGGTGTCATTGTCACTGTTGTGTCGATTCTCCTCGCATACAACCGCGAGTGGCACAAACTCTGGTGGATGTCGTTTGTCTCGGTCGGCTGTatcctcgtcgcctcgaTGATGACTATTATCGGCACGGGAGTCCAGGACCCCTCGCATCTCGAGACGGCGGCAAAGGGCCCTATTGCGTGGTACGCCTTCCCGCTCGACCCCACGGTTATGGATATCGTCGGTGGCTACACCAACGTCCTCTTCGCGTACGGCGGCAACATGgccgtcttctccttctgctCCGAGATGAAGAATCCGAACGACTTTAAGAAGTCGTTTGCCCTCTCCCAGATCATCGCCACCGTGTGCTACTGCATTGTCGGTGGCACCGTCTACGCTTTCGGTGGCCAATacacgacctcgcccgcccTCACCATGACTTCGACTCCGGTCCACATCACCTCGTACTCGatcgccctcgtcaccaTCATGGTTTCCGGTatcctcggcgccaacgtCGGTGCCAAGTACCTGTACATTACCTGGCTGCGTGACTCGGAGCTCCTTACGTCCAAGAGCTGGCGCGCTCAGTTGGCGTGGATGGGCATGGTCTCGATCATCTGGGTCGTCGGCTTCCTcgttgccgagctcatccCCTTCTTCAACCAGCTCCTCACCATTGTCTCCTCCCTCTTTTCGGTGTGGTACgtctgcggcggcggcggcttcCTCTGGCTCTATGACAACTCGCCCTGGTTCTTCGGCcgcaagcgcgagaaggagggtgaAGAGCCTGTCCACCGTTCCATTAACACTCCCGGCAAGAAGATCATGTgcgccatctccatcctcgtcaTTTTCATCTCTGTCGTCACTACCCCGCTTGGCCTCTACGCCGCTGGCCAGGGCATCAAGGACGGCTACAGCAACGGCAAGTTCTCCCGGCCCTTTGCTTGCTAG